One Mesorhizobium loti genomic window carries:
- a CDS encoding endonuclease/exonuclease/phosphatase family protein — MSLRLATFNVENLMNRFDFSGYRNQLNEDRTLALFDIQSEAEYKMLEQARAIAQSDDTRQLTALAIAATRADIICMQEVDNIEALKAFEYGYLFKMVGQGYRQKYTTSGNDSRGIDVAVMMRNETAQGQPIEFVRMTSHAYVTYEQFGLHTPELAALGNQANERIFRRDCLEVDITVGGVPLTLYLVHFKSMGSPRNGLDGREATMPVRIAEALAVRRIIEERFGADHAADKLWAICGDMNDYRQRVKIAGDDVDGYRFEVVDENQSCINVLTAGGFCENVVERRPEMNRWTFYHTRGPEERHLCQLDYILLSKGLAARNATAVPDIIRKGQPWRTIFPAGQEVERFPRAGWDRPKASDHCPVVITLDMVR, encoded by the coding sequence ATGTCGCTGCGCCTTGCCACCTTCAATGTCGAGAACCTGATGAACCGGTTCGATTTTTCCGGCTATCGCAACCAGCTCAACGAGGACCGGACGCTGGCGCTCTTCGATATCCAGAGCGAAGCCGAATACAAGATGCTGGAGCAGGCCCGCGCCATCGCCCAATCCGACGACACGCGCCAGCTGACGGCGCTGGCGATCGCCGCCACCCGGGCCGACATCATCTGCATGCAGGAGGTCGACAATATCGAGGCGCTGAAGGCCTTCGAATATGGCTATCTGTTCAAGATGGTGGGGCAGGGCTACCGCCAGAAATACACCACCTCCGGCAATGATTCGCGCGGTATCGATGTCGCGGTGATGATGCGCAACGAGACTGCGCAGGGCCAGCCGATCGAATTCGTGCGCATGACCAGCCACGCCTACGTCACCTACGAGCAGTTCGGGCTGCACACGCCGGAACTGGCGGCGCTCGGCAACCAGGCCAATGAACGTATTTTCCGGCGCGACTGCCTGGAAGTCGACATCACTGTCGGCGGCGTGCCGCTGACGCTTTATCTCGTGCATTTCAAGTCGATGGGCTCGCCACGCAACGGGCTCGATGGGCGCGAGGCGACGATGCCGGTGCGCATAGCGGAGGCGCTGGCGGTACGCCGGATCATCGAGGAGCGCTTCGGTGCGGATCATGCCGCCGACAAGCTCTGGGCGATCTGCGGCGACATGAACGATTATCGCCAGCGCGTGAAGATCGCCGGCGACGACGTCGACGGCTATCGTTTCGAGGTGGTCGACGAGAACCAGTCCTGCATCAACGTGCTGACGGCTGGCGGCTTCTGCGAGAACGTTGTCGAGCGGCGGCCGGAAATGAACCGCTGGACGTTCTATCACACGCGCGGACCTGAAGAACGGCATCTCTGCCAACTTGACTACATCCTGCTGTCCAAGGGACTGGCGGCAAGGAATGCTACTGCCGTTCCCGACATCATCCGCAAAGGCCAGCCTTGGCGCACGATCTTTCCGGCGGGCCAGGAAGTCGAGCGTTTTCCGCGCGCCGGCTGGGACCGGCCGAAAGCGTCGGACCATTGCCCGGTGGTGATCACGCTGGACATGGTTCGATAG
- a CDS encoding BA14K-like protein, with protein sequence MNSLFSSTIKSGLIALGIVSGITAPSAAGPILQPDLSIPTSTAAPTITPVREEWAGGNNREFNNDWRWRRHDGRRNWNRGNWDRGNWNRGNWNGGDDWRWRHGRRHYHGGYDDGAAAILGLGLGLGLGSMYNNYNNYDYYAPPPRRYYRAGRLSNAHVRWCYSRYRSYRAWDNTFQPYNGPRQQCWSPYS encoded by the coding sequence ATGAATTCGCTCTTTTCTTCCACCATTAAGTCCGGGCTGATTGCGCTCGGCATTGTCTCCGGCATCACGGCACCGTCGGCCGCCGGACCGATCCTGCAGCCGGACCTGTCGATTCCGACCAGCACTGCCGCGCCCACGATCACGCCGGTTCGCGAGGAATGGGCAGGCGGCAACAACCGGGAGTTCAACAACGACTGGAGATGGCGCCGCCATGACGGGCGTCGCAACTGGAACCGCGGCAATTGGGATCGCGGTAACTGGAATCGAGGCAACTGGAACGGCGGAGACGACTGGCGCTGGCGCCATGGCCGCCGCCACTATCACGGCGGCTATGATGATGGCGCAGCCGCAATCCTGGGCCTTGGCCTGGGGCTCGGGCTTGGCAGCATGTACAACAACTACAACAACTACGACTACTATGCGCCGCCGCCGCGCCGCTACTATCGCGCCGGTCGGCTTTCCAACGCCCATGTGCGGTGGTGCTATAGCAGGTACCGGTCGTATCGCGCCTGGGACAACACGTTCCAGCCCTATAACGGCCCACGTCAGCAATGCTGGTCGCCCTATAGCTGA
- a CDS encoding ketol-acid reductoisomerase, translating to MRVYYDRDADLNLIKGKKVAIIGYGSQGRAHALNLKDSGAKEIAIGLKAGSATAKKVEADGLKVMSVADAAKWADLMMMATPDELQADIYKNEIAPNIRDGAAIAFAHGLNVHFGLIEPKSTVDVVMIAPKGPGHTVRGEYQKGGGVPCLVAVNQDASGNALDLALSYACGVGGGRSGIIETNFREECETDLFGEQVVLCGGLVELIRAGFETLVEAGYAPEMAYFECLHEVKLIVDLIYEGGIANMNYSISNTAEWGEYVSGPRIITAETKAEMKRVLKDIQTGKFTSEWMQEYRAGLSRFKGIRRMNDSHQIEEVGAKLRAMMPWISKNKLVDKAKN from the coding sequence ATGCGGGTCTATTACGATCGTGATGCCGATCTGAACCTGATCAAGGGCAAGAAGGTCGCTATCATCGGCTATGGCAGCCAGGGCCGGGCGCATGCGCTCAACCTCAAGGATTCCGGCGCCAAGGAGATCGCCATCGGCCTCAAGGCCGGCTCGGCGACCGCCAAGAAGGTCGAGGCCGACGGGCTCAAGGTGATGAGCGTGGCCGACGCGGCCAAATGGGCCGACCTGATGATGATGGCGACGCCCGATGAGCTGCAGGCCGACATCTACAAGAACGAAATCGCGCCGAACATCCGCGATGGTGCGGCGATCGCTTTCGCGCACGGCCTCAATGTGCATTTCGGCCTGATCGAGCCGAAGTCGACCGTCGATGTCGTCATGATCGCGCCGAAGGGCCCGGGCCACACGGTGCGTGGCGAATATCAGAAGGGCGGCGGCGTGCCTTGCCTGGTTGCCGTCAACCAGGATGCGTCGGGCAATGCGCTTGATCTGGCCTTGTCCTACGCCTGCGGCGTCGGCGGTGGCCGCTCGGGCATCATCGAGACCAATTTCCGCGAGGAATGCGAGACCGATCTGTTCGGCGAGCAGGTCGTGCTCTGCGGCGGCCTGGTCGAACTGATCCGCGCCGGTTTCGAGACGCTGGTGGAAGCCGGCTACGCGCCGGAAATGGCCTATTTCGAGTGCCTGCACGAGGTCAAGCTGATCGTCGACCTGATCTATGAAGGCGGCATCGCCAACATGAACTATTCGATCTCGAACACCGCTGAATGGGGCGAGTATGTCTCGGGTCCGCGCATCATCACCGCCGAGACCAAGGCCGAGATGAAGCGCGTGCTGAAGGATATCCAGACCGGAAAGTTCACCTCGGAGTGGATGCAGGAATACCGTGCCGGCCTGTCGCGCTTCAAGGGCATCCGCCGCATGAACGACAGCCACCAGATCGAGGAAGTCGGCGCCAAGCTGCGCGCGATGATGCCGTGGATTTCGAAGAACAAGCTGGTCGACAAGGCCAAGAACTAA
- a CDS encoding TetR family transcriptional regulator encodes MLLANADIDNSQGLTERQKAVLDAALRLLVEEGDQLTMTAVARRASCSKETLYKWFGDRDGLLTATVQWQASKVRVAPVDGKGLDLASLTASLERFASDWLKVISSDTSIALNRVAVGHAGSGKDDLGAVVLENGRFALAKRLKPVLEAGRHAGLLEFADAETAFRTFFGLVARDVQIRLLLGDRLELTEATIGGDAVRATQQFLALFGAKTGPQGL; translated from the coding sequence GTGTTGCTGGCAAACGCCGACATCGACAACAGCCAGGGGCTGACGGAGCGGCAGAAGGCCGTTCTGGATGCGGCGTTGCGGCTGCTGGTCGAGGAGGGCGATCAACTAACCATGACCGCCGTGGCGCGGCGCGCGAGCTGCTCCAAGGAAACCCTCTACAAATGGTTCGGCGACCGCGACGGGCTGTTGACGGCAACCGTGCAGTGGCAGGCTTCCAAGGTGCGGGTGGCGCCCGTTGACGGCAAGGGGCTTGACCTTGCCTCGCTGACGGCAAGCCTGGAGCGGTTTGCGTCCGACTGGCTGAAGGTGATCTCCAGCGATACCTCGATCGCGCTCAACCGGGTGGCGGTCGGGCATGCCGGATCGGGCAAGGATGATCTCGGTGCCGTCGTGCTGGAGAATGGCCGCTTCGCGCTGGCCAAGCGGCTGAAGCCGGTGCTCGAGGCCGGGCGCCACGCCGGGCTTCTGGAATTTGCGGATGCCGAGACGGCGTTCCGTACATTTTTCGGGCTGGTTGCCCGCGACGTGCAGATCCGTCTGCTGCTCGGCGACCGGCTGGAATTGACTGAGGCGACGATCGGCGGCGACGCCGTCCGGGCGACGCAGCAGTTTCTCGCTCTTTTCGGAGCAAAAACCGGGCCGCAGGGCCTCTGA
- a CDS encoding MarR family transcriptional regulator — MTEKATPSPEAIKAWARLMRVSRQLVESAEDALKDGGLPPLAWYDVLHELAEAGEGGLRPFQLIERTLFAQYNISRLLARIEADGLVEKLPVADDGRGQTIRITAKGRETRRRMWAVYGRSIAELVGARLSADELNTVSALLGRLRHPPVGD, encoded by the coding sequence ATGACAGAGAAAGCCACGCCTTCGCCGGAAGCCATCAAGGCCTGGGCCCGTCTGATGCGCGTGTCGCGCCAGCTGGTGGAGAGCGCCGAAGACGCGCTGAAGGACGGCGGCCTGCCGCCGCTTGCCTGGTACGATGTGCTGCACGAGCTCGCCGAGGCGGGCGAGGGCGGCTTGCGGCCGTTCCAATTGATCGAGCGCACTTTGTTTGCGCAGTACAACATCTCGCGACTGCTGGCGCGGATCGAAGCCGACGGGCTGGTCGAGAAGCTGCCGGTGGCCGATGATGGTCGTGGCCAGACCATCCGCATCACAGCCAAGGGGCGCGAGACGCGTCGGCGGATGTGGGCCGTCTATGGACGGTCGATTGCCGAACTGGTTGGCGCCAGGCTCTCGGCGGACGAGCTGAATACGGTGTCGGCACTGCTTGGCCGGCTGCGCCATCCGCCCGTCGGCGATTGA
- a CDS encoding Ferredoxin: MKHEICKVADIPQAGSLIAPFFGREVHVWRSGERIRAAANVCLHFGGPLDCKDGRLVCQWHGAAFDMASGDRVDGPAPKNSRLMFLSTRVENDALNYVWGE, from the coding sequence ATGAAACACGAAATCTGCAAGGTTGCCGATATCCCGCAGGCGGGCAGCCTGATCGCCCCGTTCTTCGGCCGGGAGGTCCATGTCTGGCGCAGCGGCGAACGCATCCGCGCCGCAGCCAACGTCTGCCTGCATTTCGGTGGGCCACTCGACTGCAAGGACGGCAGACTTGTCTGCCAGTGGCACGGCGCCGCGTTCGACATGGCATCGGGCGATCGTGTCGACGGTCCCGCGCCCAAGAATTCCCGCCTGATGTTCCTGTCGACGCGCGTCGAGAATGACGCGTTGAACTATGTCTGGGGAGAGTGA
- a CDS encoding glutathione-S-transferase: MSGESEMTDKLILVSHPLCPYVQRAAISLTEKGVLFERVDIDLADKPVWFKAISPLGKVPLLRVQRNGDETTIFESAVILEFLEETQASPLHPADPYARARHRAWIEYGSAILNAIGRLYSAPTEAGFLAESGALAAMFDRLEAELADGRGGPWFAGDSFSLVDAVYGPVFRYLDAFDRIGDFGTLDGKPRVQAWRQALNDRPSIRGAVARDYPRRLHAFLQAKGSFLSSLIHRGDLATALRQALPA, from the coding sequence ATGTCTGGGGAGAGTGAGATGACCGACAAACTCATCCTCGTCAGCCACCCTCTCTGCCCCTATGTCCAGCGCGCCGCGATCTCGCTGACCGAGAAAGGCGTGCTGTTCGAGCGTGTCGACATCGACCTCGCCGACAAGCCTGTGTGGTTCAAGGCGATCTCGCCGCTCGGCAAGGTGCCGTTGCTGCGCGTCCAGCGAAATGGCGATGAAACGACAATCTTCGAATCCGCGGTCATCCTCGAATTCCTCGAGGAGACGCAGGCGAGCCCCCTCCATCCTGCCGACCCCTATGCCCGCGCACGGCACCGCGCCTGGATCGAATACGGCTCCGCCATCCTCAACGCCATCGGCCGGCTCTATTCAGCGCCGACCGAGGCCGGCTTCCTTGCCGAGTCCGGCGCGCTGGCGGCTATGTTTGATCGCCTCGAGGCCGAACTGGCTGACGGCCGTGGTGGCCCATGGTTCGCCGGCGACAGCTTCTCGCTCGTCGATGCGGTCTATGGGCCTGTCTTCAGATATCTCGACGCTTTCGACCGGATCGGCGACTTCGGCACCCTGGACGGCAAGCCGCGCGTCCAGGCCTGGCGGCAGGCGTTGAATGATCGTCCGTCGATCAGAGGTGCCGTGGCGCGCGATTATCCGCGACGCCTGCATGCTTTCCTGCAAGCGAAGGGATCATTTCTCTCGAGCCTCATCCACCGAGGCGATCTGGCCACTGCGCTTCGACAAGCCCTGCCCGCCTGA
- a CDS encoding FAD-dependent monooxygenase, with amino-acid sequence MALYLKRAGHRVTIFERFEEPKPVGSGLILQPTGLTVLADLGLLDDILALGARIDRLHGADASTGRTVLDVRYDAQRGHRFGLAVHRAALFGVLFRAARREAIAIETGVEIETMEAGERATLILGNGRRAGPFDLVVDASGSRSKLRQCAGAAGAPRALTYGAFWASLGWRGEGFDEHALLQRYDKASVMIGVLPIGRPEPGAEKMAAFFWSLKPDDADAVRAIGIDAWKERVVRLWPQSEAFTSQIDSFDQLSLARYGHHTMKLPVGRRLAVIGDAAHSTSPQLGQGANMALLDAAALSHGLARTQSIEAALESYARARRWHVRVFQALSLAFTPFYQSDSAALPFIRDRLVATIAKIPPAPQFLASMVAGTVIDPFRRAGLVEAQWPDRLGG; translated from the coding sequence ATGGCGCTCTATCTCAAGCGTGCCGGGCACAGGGTCACCATCTTCGAGCGCTTCGAGGAGCCGAAGCCGGTCGGCTCCGGGCTGATCCTGCAGCCGACCGGCTTGACGGTTCTGGCCGATCTCGGCCTGCTCGATGACATACTGGCGCTCGGTGCCCGCATCGACCGGCTGCATGGCGCCGATGCCTCGACCGGGCGCACTGTGCTCGACGTCCGCTACGATGCCCAGCGCGGCCACCGTTTCGGCCTGGCGGTGCACCGGGCGGCTCTGTTCGGCGTGCTGTTTCGCGCCGCCCGGCGCGAGGCCATCGCCATCGAGACCGGCGTCGAGATCGAGACCATGGAGGCCGGCGAACGGGCGACGCTGATCCTTGGCAATGGACGAAGGGCAGGGCCGTTCGATCTGGTCGTCGATGCCAGCGGCTCGCGCTCGAAGCTGCGGCAATGCGCTGGCGCTGCGGGCGCGCCGCGCGCTCTGACCTATGGCGCCTTCTGGGCGTCGCTCGGCTGGCGCGGCGAAGGCTTTGACGAGCACGCGCTGTTGCAGCGCTATGACAAGGCCAGCGTGATGATCGGCGTGCTGCCGATCGGCCGGCCGGAGCCCGGTGCCGAGAAGATGGCGGCCTTCTTCTGGAGCCTGAAGCCCGATGATGCCGACGCGGTGCGTGCTATCGGCATCGACGCTTGGAAGGAGAGGGTGGTGCGGCTGTGGCCGCAAAGCGAGGCGTTCACCAGCCAGATCGACAGTTTCGACCAGCTGTCGCTGGCCCGTTATGGCCACCACACGATGAAGCTTCCGGTTGGCCGGAGATTGGCCGTCATCGGCGATGCCGCGCATTCGACCAGTCCGCAGCTTGGACAAGGAGCCAACATGGCGCTGCTCGACGCGGCGGCGCTCAGCCATGGGCTGGCGCGCACGCAGAGCATCGAGGCAGCGCTTGAAAGCTATGCCAGGGCGCGGCGCTGGCATGTGCGTGTCTTCCAGGCGCTGTCGCTGGCGTTCACGCCGTTCTACCAGTCGGATTCCGCGGCGCTGCCCTTCATCCGCGACAGGCTGGTGGCGACCATCGCAAAAATCCCGCCGGCGCCGCAGTTTCTCGCGTCGATGGTCGCTGGTACGGTGATTGATCCGTTCAGGCGGGCAGGGCTTGTCGAAGCGCAGTGGCCAGATCGCCTCGGTGGATGA
- a CDS encoding HxlR type helix-turn-helix- domain containing protein, translating to MDSRIVNLRSKLDVYKAMTGGGNLADCPVREVIQGLNGKWSSLLMAALAEQPYRFGELRRLVPDISQRMLTQTLYDLQRDGYVHREVFPTKPPSVEYSLTDLGRSMFGALQHLLQWAELNHDAVREARAGFDATQA from the coding sequence ATGGACAGCCGGATCGTCAATCTGAGATCCAAACTCGACGTCTACAAAGCCATGACCGGCGGCGGAAACCTTGCCGATTGCCCCGTCCGTGAGGTCATCCAGGGGCTCAATGGCAAATGGAGCTCGCTGTTGATGGCGGCGCTGGCCGAGCAGCCCTATCGCTTCGGCGAGTTGCGGCGGCTGGTTCCCGACATCTCGCAACGCATGCTGACCCAGACGCTCTACGATCTGCAGCGCGACGGCTATGTGCATCGCGAAGTGTTCCCGACCAAACCGCCGAGCGTCGAATACAGCCTCACCGATCTCGGGCGCTCGATGTTCGGCGCCCTGCAGCATCTGCTGCAATGGGCCGAACTCAACCACGATGCGGTGCGCGAGGCACGTGCCGGCTTCGACGCAACACAGGCTTGA
- a CDS encoding NmrA family protein: MLAQNKDLPVTETLLVTGASGQLGRAVIRHLLDAQKVAPASIIATTRDPENLADLAALGVTVRAADFNDPASLEKAFAGADRVLIISTGDLDLKTGRRLKQHEAAVAAAKKAGVSHLLYTSMPNPEPVSPVLFANDHYGTEQAIKASGIAYTIFRNGWYQENLFMALPHAIASGQWYSSAGDGRIAHGARDDMAAAIAAGLASDATESKTYTLTGPQAYTTAEIAALVGEVTGKPLTIVPVSDEALTEGVKAAGVPEDFARIIVSFDANTRAGRIALVTDAIETLSGRKPQTLKQFLEANKAALAG, translated from the coding sequence ATGCTGGCGCAAAATAAGGACCTCCCCGTGACCGAAACCCTCCTTGTCACCGGCGCTTCCGGCCAGCTTGGCCGCGCCGTCATCCGCCATCTGCTGGACGCTCAGAAAGTCGCGCCGGCAAGCATCATCGCCACCACGCGCGACCCCGAAAACCTCGCCGACCTGGCGGCACTTGGCGTCACCGTCAGGGCGGCCGACTTCAACGATCCGGCTTCGCTGGAGAAGGCGTTTGCCGGCGCCGACCGCGTGCTGATCATCTCGACCGGCGATCTCGATCTCAAAACCGGCAGGCGTCTGAAGCAGCATGAGGCGGCGGTGGCGGCTGCGAAGAAAGCAGGCGTTTCGCATCTGCTCTACACCTCGATGCCCAATCCGGAGCCGGTTTCGCCGGTGCTGTTTGCCAACGATCACTACGGCACCGAGCAGGCGATCAAGGCGAGCGGCATTGCCTACACCATCTTCCGCAATGGCTGGTACCAGGAGAACCTGTTCATGGCCTTGCCGCACGCCATCGCTTCGGGGCAGTGGTACAGCTCCGCCGGCGACGGTCGCATCGCCCATGGTGCACGCGATGATATGGCAGCGGCAATCGCCGCCGGCCTGGCTTCAGACGCGACCGAAAGCAAGACTTACACGCTGACCGGCCCGCAGGCTTATACCACGGCCGAGATTGCCGCCCTGGTCGGCGAGGTCACCGGCAAGCCGCTCACCATTGTGCCGGTTTCGGATGAAGCCCTGACCGAAGGGGTAAAGGCGGCTGGCGTTCCCGAGGACTTCGCCCGCATCATCGTGTCCTTCGACGCCAACACGCGCGCTGGCCGCATCGCCCTGGTAACCGACGCCATCGAGACGCTTTCCGGCAGGAAGCCGCAGACGCTGAAGCAGTTTCTGGAAGCCAACAAGGCCGCGCTGGCTGGTTGA
- a CDS encoding NAD-dependent epimerase/dehydratase: MSGELVLVTGGSGFLGAHCVLELLKAGYRVRTTVRSAKREADVLAMLKAGGVEPGDRLSFAIADLMNDAGWPQAVSGCDYVLHVASPFPPGVPKHEDDLIVPAREGALRVLRAARDAGVKRVVLTSSFAAIGYGKMPPGPFTEESWTDPTAKVSAYVKSKTLAERAAWDFIAAEGGRLELAVVNPVGIFGPVLGADHSTSTEFVQRMMNGAMPGLPRLSFGVVDARDVADLHVRAMTDPAAKGERFLAVSGDFMTVREIAQTLKTRLGDAAARVKTRELPDWLVRIVGLFNPEAAQLVTELGKVKNATSAKAVRVLGWAPRSREDALAATGESLVRLGLLKK, translated from the coding sequence GTGAGCGGCGAATTGGTGCTTGTCACCGGCGGATCGGGCTTTCTCGGCGCCCACTGCGTCCTTGAACTCTTGAAGGCGGGCTACCGCGTGCGCACGACAGTGCGCTCCGCTAAGCGTGAAGCCGATGTGCTCGCCATGCTCAAGGCGGGCGGCGTCGAGCCGGGCGACCGGCTTTCCTTTGCCATCGCTGATCTCATGAACGACGCCGGCTGGCCGCAAGCAGTCTCCGGCTGTGACTACGTGCTCCATGTCGCCTCGCCATTTCCGCCCGGCGTTCCAAAACATGAGGACGATCTGATCGTTCCGGCTCGTGAAGGCGCGCTGCGGGTGCTGCGGGCGGCGCGGGACGCCGGTGTCAAACGCGTCGTGCTGACCTCGTCCTTCGCGGCCATCGGCTATGGCAAGATGCCGCCCGGGCCGTTCACCGAGGAGAGCTGGACCGATCCGACGGCCAAGGTCAGCGCCTATGTGAAGTCGAAGACGCTTGCCGAGCGCGCGGCCTGGGATTTCATCGCCGCCGAGGGCGGCAGGTTGGAACTTGCGGTCGTCAATCCGGTCGGCATTTTCGGGCCTGTGCTGGGGGCCGACCATTCGACCTCCACCGAATTTGTCCAGCGTATGATGAACGGCGCCATGCCGGGGCTGCCGCGCCTGTCCTTCGGCGTCGTCGACGCACGCGACGTGGCCGACCTGCATGTGCGTGCCATGACCGATCCGGCGGCCAAGGGCGAGCGCTTCCTGGCGGTATCAGGTGATTTCATGACCGTGCGGGAGATCGCACAGACCTTGAAAACGCGGCTCGGCGATGCGGCGGCGCGCGTCAAGACGCGTGAGCTTCCCGATTGGCTGGTGCGCATAGTCGGATTGTTCAACCCGGAAGCCGCGCAACTGGTGACGGAACTGGGCAAGGTCAAGAATGCCACCAGCGCCAAGGCGGTGCGTGTGCTCGGCTGGGCGCCGCGCTCGCGCGAAGACGCGCTGGCCGCCACAGGCGAGAGCCTGGTTCGGCTCGGCCTGCTGAAGAAATAG
- a CDS encoding potassium uptake protein Kup has protein sequence MALANAGSEAEPVEQSSHPEMEQHSTKVLMLGALGVVYGDIGTSPIYAFREALVASSHGTVADRGDILGVLSLIIWSLTITVTVKYIMFVLRADNRGEGGVLSLMALARGSFPKRSAVILGIGIVGASLFFGDAVITPAISVLSAVEGMNVVTPAFQPYVVPLTLVILAMVFAVQRFGTGGVGLVFGPVTAVWFLAIGLSGLKHIISDPEILLAISPHYIVAFLIHSPDVAFVTVGAVFLAVTGAEALYADLGHFGRKPIVLAWLAIVFPCLLLNYAGQGAFVLAKNGVVGHPFFEMNEGWALIPMVVLATAATVIASQAVISGAFSLTRQAVQLNMLPRLEILHTSEKQSGQIYMPRVNLLLALAVMLLVVGFGESSKLASAYGISVTGNMLVTTVLLYVVMTRIWKWRLSVAIPLTALFAFIDIGFFASNIVKVFEGGWASLLVAFTIVLGMWTWVRGSRYLFDKTRRNEIPLDFLAANLLKKKPQLVSGTAVFLTSDPLSAPTALMHSLKHYKVLHEQNVILSVVTAPQPVVPDSERVKMETVNELFMRVTLTFGYMEQPNIPRALAICRKQGWKFDIMTTSFFLSRRSLKASPNSGMPVWQDRLFIGLARTAADATEYFQIPTGRVVEIGTQVAI, from the coding sequence ATGGCCCTTGCCAATGCTGGTAGTGAGGCAGAACCCGTCGAACAGTCGAGCCATCCGGAGATGGAACAGCACAGCACCAAGGTGCTGATGCTGGGCGCTCTAGGCGTTGTCTATGGCGATATCGGCACCAGCCCGATCTATGCGTTCCGTGAGGCACTGGTGGCGTCGTCCCACGGCACCGTGGCGGATCGCGGCGATATCCTCGGGGTGTTGTCGCTCATCATCTGGTCGCTCACGATCACGGTTACGGTAAAATACATCATGTTCGTGCTGCGTGCCGACAACCGCGGCGAGGGCGGCGTCCTGTCACTGATGGCGCTGGCGCGCGGCAGTTTTCCCAAGCGCTCGGCGGTGATCCTGGGCATCGGCATCGTCGGTGCTTCGCTGTTTTTCGGCGATGCCGTTATCACACCGGCGATTTCGGTGCTTTCGGCGGTCGAAGGCATGAATGTCGTGACACCCGCTTTCCAGCCTTATGTGGTGCCGCTGACCTTGGTCATCCTCGCGATGGTGTTCGCGGTGCAGCGCTTTGGCACGGGCGGGGTGGGATTGGTATTCGGGCCGGTGACCGCAGTATGGTTCCTGGCCATTGGCCTCTCCGGCCTGAAACATATCATCAGCGATCCGGAAATCCTGCTGGCGATCAGCCCGCATTATATCGTCGCCTTCCTGATTCATTCGCCCGATGTGGCTTTCGTCACGGTCGGCGCCGTCTTCCTCGCCGTCACTGGCGCCGAGGCGCTCTATGCCGATCTAGGCCATTTCGGCCGCAAGCCGATCGTGCTCGCCTGGCTGGCGATCGTCTTTCCCTGCCTGCTTTTGAACTATGCCGGGCAGGGCGCCTTCGTGCTGGCAAAGAATGGCGTCGTCGGCCACCCGTTCTTCGAGATGAACGAGGGCTGGGCGCTGATCCCGATGGTGGTGCTGGCAACGGCGGCAACAGTCATCGCCAGCCAGGCGGTGATATCGGGCGCTTTCTCGCTGACCAGGCAGGCGGTGCAGCTCAACATGCTGCCGCGCCTTGAAATCCTGCATACGTCCGAGAAACAGTCCGGCCAGATCTACATGCCGCGCGTCAATTTGCTGCTGGCGCTGGCGGTGATGTTGCTGGTGGTCGGTTTCGGCGAATCCAGCAAGCTGGCTTCGGCCTACGGCATCTCGGTGACCGGCAACATGCTGGTGACGACGGTGCTGCTCTATGTCGTCATGACCCGCATCTGGAAATGGAGGCTGTCGGTGGCGATCCCGCTCACCGCACTATTCGCCTTCATTGATATCGGCTTTTTCGCCTCCAACATCGTCAAGGTGTTCGAAGGTGGCTGGGCGTCGCTGCTGGTGGCTTTCACCATCGTGCTGGGCATGTGGACCTGGGTACGCGGCAGCCGCTATCTGTTCGACAAGACGCGCCGCAACGAGATCCCGCTCGATTTCCTGGCCGCCAATCTGTTGAAGAAGAAGCCGCAACTGGTGTCGGGCACCGCGGTGTTCCTGACCAGCGACCCGCTCAGCGCGCCGACCGCCCTGATGCACAGCCTCAAGCACTACAAGGTGCTGCATGAACAGAACGTCATCCTTTCGGTGGTGACGGCGCCGCAACCGGTCGTGCCCGACAGCGAGCGGGTCAAGATGGAGACAGTCAACGAGCTGTTCATGCGGGTGACGCTGACCTTCGGCTACATGGAACAGCCCAACATCCCGCGCGCACTGGCGATCTGCCGCAAGCAGGGCTGGAAGTTCGACATCATGACGACGTCGTTCTTCCTGTCGCGGCGCTCGCTCAAGGCATCGCCCAATTCCGGCATGCCGGTGTGGCAGGACCGGCTGTTCATCGGCCTGGCGCGCACGGCTGCCGATGCGACCGAATATTTCCAGATCCCGACCGGACGTGTGGTAGAAATCGGCACGCAGGTGGCGATCTGA